A window from Streptomyces sp. NBC_00335 encodes these proteins:
- a CDS encoding nucleotidyltransferase domain-containing protein: MLDALEIDLTAVVAEEPDPLLFATVSGAHLYGFPSKDSDVDLRGAHLLPAAELLSLRDPQETRSRMWFRDGTEMDLVTHDLRKFVRLMLNRNGYVLEQLLSPLVVHTTPAHEELVALAPGVLTSHHAHHYRGFANTQWRLYGKTAELKPLLYTFRALLTGIHLMRSAQVQAHLPTLLDEVPEAPGYLAALIEAKAEAEHGAADGVDAARVEGDVEALHGVLAAAQDASPLPEHADAFDALDEFVVRRRVP, translated from the coding sequence ATGCTGGACGCGCTGGAGATCGACCTCACCGCCGTCGTGGCGGAAGAGCCGGACCCGCTGCTCTTCGCGACGGTCTCGGGCGCCCACCTCTACGGCTTCCCCTCCAAGGACTCCGACGTCGACCTGCGCGGAGCGCACCTGCTGCCGGCGGCGGAGCTGCTCTCGCTCCGCGACCCGCAGGAGACGCGCAGCCGCATGTGGTTCCGGGACGGCACCGAGATGGACCTCGTCACGCACGACCTGCGCAAGTTCGTCCGGCTGATGCTGAACCGCAACGGCTATGTCCTGGAGCAGCTGTTGTCCCCCCTGGTGGTGCACACGACGCCGGCCCACGAGGAACTGGTGGCGCTGGCCCCGGGCGTCCTGACCTCCCACCACGCGCACCATTACCGGGGCTTCGCGAACACCCAGTGGCGGCTCTACGGGAAGACGGCCGAGCTCAAGCCGCTGCTCTACACCTTCCGGGCGCTGCTCACCGGTATCCACCTGATGCGCTCGGCGCAGGTGCAGGCGCACCTGCCCACGCTGCTCGACGAGGTACCCGAGGCGCCGGGGTACCTGGCCGCGCTGATCGAGGCCAAGGCCGAGGCCGAGCACGGGGCGGCCGACGGGGTCGACGCGGCGCGGGTGGAAGGGGACGTCGAGGCGCTGCACGGGGTGCTGGCGGCAGCCCAGGACGCCTCGCCGTTGCCGGAGCATGCGGACGCCTTCGACGCGCTCGACGAGTTCGTCGTACGGCGGCGGGTGCCTTAG
- a CDS encoding NUDIX hydrolase translates to MSDTGPGHGPGQGPGPGPGQGPGQGYDPHAFAPFAVTVDLAVFTVRGGTLHVLLIRRGQEPYAGAWALPGGFLLPRESAETAARRELAEETGLSAQVVDALRLDQLRTYSDPDRDPRMRVVSVAFTALVPDLPEPVAGGGGDADRARWVPVGEACEPAFGLAFDHAEILADARSRVGSKLEYSCLATAFCPPEFTLGELQAVYETVWDTVLDRPNFRRKVLATPGFVEAVPGAARLTGGRGKPAALYRPGPANTLHPPLLRPSEGHAR, encoded by the coding sequence ATGAGTGACACCGGACCCGGACACGGACCCGGGCAGGGACCCGGACCCGGACCCGGGCAGGGACCCGGGCAGGGGTACGACCCGCACGCCTTCGCCCCCTTCGCGGTGACCGTCGACCTCGCCGTCTTCACCGTGCGCGGCGGGACCCTGCACGTGCTGCTGATCCGGCGCGGGCAGGAACCGTACGCGGGCGCCTGGGCCCTGCCCGGCGGCTTCCTGCTGCCCCGCGAGTCCGCCGAGACGGCCGCCCGGCGCGAACTGGCCGAGGAGACCGGCCTGTCGGCGCAGGTGGTCGACGCCCTCCGCCTGGACCAGCTGCGCACCTACAGCGACCCGGACCGCGACCCCCGCATGCGGGTGGTCTCGGTGGCCTTCACCGCGCTCGTCCCCGATCTGCCGGAACCGGTGGCCGGGGGTGGCGGAGACGCGGACCGCGCCCGCTGGGTGCCGGTGGGGGAGGCCTGCGAGCCCGCCTTCGGACTGGCCTTCGACCACGCGGAGATCCTCGCGGACGCCCGCTCCCGGGTCGGCTCGAAGCTGGAGTACAGCTGCCTGGCCACCGCCTTCTGCCCGCCCGAGTTCACCCTCGGCGAGCTCCAGGCCGTCTACGAGACCGTCTGGGACACCGTCCTGGACCGCCCCAACTTCCGCCGCAAGGTCCTGGCCACGCCCGGCTTCGTCGAGGCCGTGCCCGGAGCCGCCCGGCTCACCGGCGGCCGCGGCAAACCGGCCGCGCTCTACCGGCCCGGCCCCGCCAACACCCTGCACCCGCCCCTGCTGCGCCCCTCGGAAGGACACGCGCGATGA
- a CDS encoding nucleotidyltransferase domain-containing protein yields MNEANQHEPTPEPLELSLVREHTVYSCVMGSRAFGLATEASDTDRRGVYLAPTPLFWRFEKPPTHVEGPRDEEFSWELERTCELALRANPNVLEVLHSPLVEDLTPVGEELLSLREAFLSRQAHTTFSRYAVSQRGKLLGDLRNHGAPRWKHAMHLLRLLLSCRDLLRTGRLVIDATPYRDRLLAVRRGELTWEEVDAWMTRLTEETEAALPTTPLPGAPDLPRVEDFLLRTRRASATA; encoded by the coding sequence ATGAACGAGGCCAACCAGCACGAACCGACCCCCGAGCCGCTCGAACTCTCCCTGGTCAGGGAGCACACGGTCTACTCGTGCGTGATGGGTTCGAGGGCGTTCGGCCTGGCGACGGAGGCGAGCGACACCGACAGGCGCGGTGTCTACCTCGCCCCGACGCCGCTGTTCTGGCGCTTCGAGAAGCCGCCGACGCACGTGGAAGGGCCCCGGGACGAGGAGTTCTCGTGGGAGCTGGAGCGCACGTGCGAACTCGCGCTGCGCGCCAACCCGAACGTCCTGGAGGTCCTGCACTCCCCCCTCGTCGAGGACCTCACCCCGGTCGGAGAGGAACTCCTCTCGCTCCGCGAGGCGTTCCTCTCCCGCCAGGCCCACACCACCTTCAGCCGGTACGCCGTCTCCCAGCGCGGCAAACTCCTCGGCGACCTCCGCAACCACGGCGCCCCGCGCTGGAAGCACGCCATGCACCTGCTGCGCCTGCTCCTGTCCTGCCGCGACCTGCTGCGCACGGGCCGCCTGGTGATCGACGCGACCCCCTACCGCGACCGCCTCCTCGCGGTCCGTCGCGGCGAACTCACGTGGGAGGAGGTCGACGCGTGGATGACCCGCCTGACGGAGGAAACCGAGGCCGCGCTCCCCACGACGCCCCTCCCCGGGGCCCCGGACCTCCCCCGCGTCGAGGACTTCCTCCTGCGCACCCGCCGGGCGTCGGCGACGGCCTAA
- a CDS encoding ADP-ribosylglycohydrolase family protein, with amino-acid sequence MTTKPTNPPHTKRAATGSLIGLALGDALGLPTEFNDVPRILAKTGPWRQMDLPRPAIVTDDTQMTLALARGMRTAAERGRVGPLRLARPVREEFVDWYHSPENNRAPGNTCLKACSLLDLPERDWRDASQLGSKGCGANMRVAPVGLVPGWTEEERAGAAQLQSALTHGHPTALAASDLTARAVFLLAQGTEVTGLVGQLRSYALENRTRYHERWLGDLWTRTASDASAESFMARGWDECLEVLDRLAAALRTPSPETDPCLTTGEGWIAEEALATALQCFLLFPEDPLLALRRAACTAGDSDSIACLAGAFAGAHLGADAWPRDWEGRIEYRAELLSFGALWDA; translated from the coding sequence ATGACGACGAAGCCGACGAACCCGCCCCACACGAAGCGGGCCGCCACGGGCTCCCTGATCGGACTGGCCCTGGGAGACGCCCTCGGCTTGCCGACGGAGTTCAACGACGTGCCCAGGATCCTGGCGAAGACCGGCCCCTGGCGGCAGATGGACCTGCCCCGGCCGGCGATCGTCACCGACGACACCCAGATGACGCTGGCCCTCGCCCGCGGCATGCGGACCGCCGCGGAGCGGGGCCGGGTGGGCCCGCTGCGCCTCGCCCGCCCGGTCCGGGAGGAGTTCGTGGACTGGTACCACTCCCCGGAGAACAACCGGGCCCCGGGCAACACTTGCCTGAAGGCCTGCAGCCTCCTTGACCTTCCCGAGCGGGACTGGCGCGACGCCAGCCAGCTCGGCTCCAAGGGCTGCGGCGCGAACATGCGGGTGGCTCCGGTCGGTCTGGTGCCCGGCTGGACGGAGGAGGAGCGGGCCGGCGCGGCCCAGCTCCAGTCGGCCCTGACCCACGGCCACCCCACCGCACTGGCCGCCTCCGACCTCACGGCGCGGGCGGTGTTCCTGCTGGCGCAGGGCACCGAGGTGACCGGCCTGGTCGGGCAGCTGCGCTCGTACGCCCTGGAGAACCGCACCCGCTACCACGAGCGCTGGCTCGGCGACCTCTGGACGCGGACGGCGTCCGACGCCTCGGCCGAGTCCTTCATGGCGCGCGGCTGGGACGAGTGCCTGGAGGTCCTGGACCGTCTCGCGGCGGCCCTGCGCACCCCGTCCCCGGAAACCGACCCCTGCCTCACGACCGGCGAGGGCTGGATCGCCGAGGAGGCCCTGGCCACCGCCCTCCAGTGCTTCCTGCTCTTCCCGGAAGACCCGCTCCTGGCCCTGCGCCGCGCGGCCTGCACGGCGGGCGACTCCGACTCCATCGCCTGCCTGGCCGGCGCCTTCGCGGGCGCCCACCTCGGCGCGGACGCCTGGCCCCGCGACTGGGAGGGACGCATCGAGTACCGCGCCGAGCTCCTGTCCTTCGGCGCCCTCTGGGACGCGTGA